The following is a genomic window from Chthoniobacterales bacterium.
CTGCGCCGCCTGCAGACCGATTACATCGATCTTTACTGGCTGCACAATTGGGACGTGCATACGCCGATCGAGGAGACGATGGCGGCGCTCGATGATCTCGTGCGGGCGGGCAAGGTTCGCTACCTCGGCGTGTCGGACACGCCGGCGTGGAAAGTCGCCGAGGCGAACGTGACGGCGCATTTCCGCGGCTGGTCGGCGTTCATCGGACTGCAGATCGAGTATTCGCTGCTTGAGCGGACTGTCGAGCAGGAACTGATGCCGATGGCACGTGAGCTCTGCCTCGGCGTGACGCCGTGGTCGCCGCTCAAGAGCGGTCTGTTGAGCGGCAAATACACGCGGACCAGCGCGCAGGCGAAGGAAGGACGCGCGGCTTTCATCGGCCATTTTCTCAACGACAACACTTTTGCCATCGTCGACGAACTCGAGAAGATCGCCAAGGCTCACGACTCCACGGTCGCGCGCGTCGCGCTCGCGTGGGTGCGGATGCAACCCGGCGTCACGTCTACGATCATCGGCGCACGTCGCCTGGCCCAGCTCGAGGACAACTTGAAGGCGCTCGAAGTGAGACTCACCTCCGAGGAGCTCGCGGACCTCGACGAAAAGACGAAGCCAACGCTCGGCTTCCCGGCCAGCATGCAATCAATGTTCCCGGCGATCCACCACGGCGGCGCCACCGTAAACGGCGTCTACGCCGAACCTTCGCCATTCGTGATCCTGCGGGGCGAAAAGCCGTATTAGACCGGCACCGGGGAGGGAAGCTCGAAGAACAAAATCGAAACTCGAAGAAAGCGTTTTCAAAGCCAGGGCGGTTTTCACCATGCCGAAGATTTCAAAAGTCAAAACGGAGGAAGCAAATGAAGAACGGAAAGCTAGACGGAAAGGTTGCAATCGTAACAGGTGCTTCGAAAGGAATTGGCGCCGCCATCGCGAGGCAGCTCGCGGCCGAGGGTGCGGCAGTAGTCGTTAACTACGCCTCGTCCAAGGCAGGGGCGGACCACCTGGTTGACGAAATCACCAAACAAGGTGGGAAAGCCGTCGCGATTCAGGCGGATGTGGGAAAGAAGAAAGAGGTCGAACGGCTTTTCGCCGAGACCAGGAAAACGCTCGGTCAGCTCGACATCCTGGTTAACAATGCCGGAGTGTATGAGTTCGGACCGCTCGAATCGGCCACCGAGGAGGAGTTTCATCGGCAGTTTAATACCAATGTTCTAGGTTTGATTTTGACTACCCAGGAAGCGCAAAAGCACTTCGGCCCAGAGGGCGGGAGCGTAATCAATGTCAGTTCCCTGGCCAGCAGCGCGACGCCGCCAACCTCAGTTATTTATAGCGCCACCAAGGCTGCCGTGGACGCAGTCACCAACGTGCTCGCGAAGGAACTTGGACCAAGGAAAATCCGAGTGAATGCGATCAATCCGGGCCCCACTGAGACCGAGGGTTTTCAGGCGAAGGGATTTTCCGGAAGCGACTTTGAAAAGCAGTCGGTCGCGCAAACGCCGCTGGGCCGGCTCGGACAGCCAGACGATGTGGCGCCGGCCGCCGTCTTCCTCGCCTCGGCCGACAGCGCGTGGATCACCGGCGAAACGATTCGCGTTGCCGGAGGACTTCGTTAGTCCCACACGGCAACAAAACGAATAATCCAGTGAAGTTTATGCGAACCTAACGAAGAATACTTCAGAATCCAAGGAAGGCCCCATTGCGGATCTCGCTTTTCGTTGTCGCGCTATTCGCAGGGCACAGCGTCACTCGCGCACAAACGGAGACCAACGCTGACGTCGTAACGGCCATCACTAGCGTGGAGAATGAGGCCGTTAAGGCCGATTTGGCCGGCGATGCAAACTTTTACCGAAAGCTCCTGGCTGAGGATTGGACCGAGGCGACAGTGACGGAACCTTTTACACCAAGACCGATATCCTGGAACTCATGGCCGACGGCAGGAACCTCAAGACAAATAGTGAGAAACTGTCTGAGCTCGAAGTGCGTGTTTACGGCGATACCGCAGTGGCGACCTACAAGGACACCTACGACATTGTGATCAAGGGTAAACATCGCGCGCACGACATCATCGCTACGGACACTTTCGTCAAGGTGGGCGGCAAATGGAAGCAGATCGCCAGTCACGGGTCGGAGACGGAGTAGCCACTTAGATCGTCTCTAACTAAAGAGGGAGCAGGGATTGTCTAGCCGGTGGCAGCGCAAAATCCTTCGCACGCGCCATAGCCGGAACCCGCGCGCACGGGATACTTTTGGGCATGAACAATACGGTACTCACACAAAGAATCGTCAGCGTCGCCGCCGGTGCGCTCATGACTCTGCTTACGGCATGCGCGACATCACCCTACGCGAGCAAACCTCCACTAACAGCCTCGAGGGATAGTTCAGGCCCGGTGCGGAACCCCGACATAATCCGCGACGGAACCAGAATACCGGTTTCAACATACTATAACTGGCCACCTATCGGCGACACCGGCCCACGTTAGGAAAATGACGGCACTAACACGGTGTCATCGCTGGGGCTGCCAAAATCCCTATATCCGCGATGGCCGACGTGAAATGATTGGCGATATCAGCGTGCATCTAATCCAACCTGCACGAGGAATACGCATCCCTTAGCGAGTCGCGATCAAAGGCGGATTTCATTCCCGGCAGCTCGCCAAGCTCGACTAGAGTAGCCGCTGACGACACCGAAACTATGACTCGTGAAAGCCATTATCCTGCTCACCGTCTCTAATATCTTCATGAACCTTGCCTGGTATGGACATCTGAAGTTTAGAAACCGGGCGCTTTGGTTGGTGATCCTGGCAAGTTGGGGATTGGCCTTGTTCGAATATATTTTTCAGGTGCCGGCAAATCGCATCGGATCGGAGCAATGGAGCGTGCCGCAACTGAAAATCCTCCAGGAATGCATCACGCTGGTTGTATTCATGCTAATGGCGTTTGTGCTCTTCGACTCTCCGCTGAAATGGAACTATTGCGTTTCCTACGGATTGGTTGTTGGGGGCGGTGTTCTTCGCGTTCAAGTTCTGATCAACTCCCCCCTGTCTCGCGATTCTGCGCTACCTCCAAAGAGGGAACGAGCGCAGCTCCATAAGTAGCAGGACAGAATCCTACCCACGCGCAGTGGACGGCACTGCAAATCACCGCGCAAGTGACGGGTATGAAATTAATAACCAGTTCGGCAATATTATCCAGCACTTCAACCTCAAATCCCGGATGGCACAAAGTAAGGAGTGTCATGGCCCGAAAGATCGCCATGTTGATCGCCCTGGCTTTCGTTACGGGAGCCATTGCTCAATCGGCCGTGGCCCAGAACGTCGACAGGTCGGGTAGCCAGAGTCTGGTCAGGTTCATTGGAGGCATCGGCGATATTAGCACTGGTTCGATAAATACCACCGTCCGCGGCGTCCCGGCCGCAGGACAGATTTGGGTTATCCGCGACCTTGCTGCTGACGTGAAGCAGGACGGGAGAATTCGGATCGACGGCAGCGGTCTCCTTCTGGGCGCAGGCGATGCCGTCGGAAGCAACGGCAATGCGAGCGTTTTTGCTACGCTGTTCTGCTCAAATGATGGCAATGTCCAGCACAGCTCAACTCTTGCAGGCGTCCCGCTCGAAGTGAATGGCGATTTTCGTATTGACGATACGCTTTCACCCGCGCCGCCGAGTCAATGCACCAGCCCGGTGCTCCTCATCCGCGTCGTTGGACCGGGCTCGTGGTTCGCCGCTGGAATTCCGAAGC
Proteins encoded in this region:
- a CDS encoding aldo/keto reductase; this encodes MGLDQYITLGHSGLRVSPFCLGTMTFGEDLGWGSTVAESQQILDRFIELGGNFIDTANFYTKSHSEKIIGDHIGRHKGKRDRLVIATKFSGNLYPGDPNGGGSGRKSILAACEQSLRRLQTDYIDLYWLHNWDVHTPIEETMAALDDLVRAGKVRYLGVSDTPAWKVAEANVTAHFRGWSAFIGLQIEYSLLERTVEQELMPMARELCLGVTPWSPLKSGLLSGKYTRTSAQAKEGRAAFIGHFLNDNTFAIVDELEKIAKAHDSTVARVALAWVRMQPGVTSTIIGARRLAQLEDNLKALEVRLTSEELADLDEKTKPTLGFPASMQSMFPAIHHGGATVNGVYAEPSPFVILRGEKPY
- a CDS encoding glucose 1-dehydrogenase, which produces MKNGKLDGKVAIVTGASKGIGAAIARQLAAEGAAVVVNYASSKAGADHLVDEITKQGGKAVAIQADVGKKKEVERLFAETRKTLGQLDILVNNAGVYEFGPLESATEEEFHRQFNTNVLGLILTTQEAQKHFGPEGGSVINVSSLASSATPPTSVIYSATKAAVDAVTNVLAKELGPRKIRVNAINPGPTETEGFQAKGFSGSDFEKQSVAQTPLGRLGQPDDVAPAAVFLASADSAWITGETIRVAGGLR
- a CDS encoding nuclear transport factor 2 family protein — translated: MDRGDSDGTFYTKTDILELMADGRNLKTNSEKLSELEVRVYGDTAVATYKDTYDIVIKGKHRAHDIIATDTFVKVGGKWKQIASHGSETE
- a CDS encoding DMT family protein yields the protein MKAIILLTVSNIFMNLAWYGHLKFRNRALWLVILASWGLALFEYIFQVPANRIGSEQWSVPQLKILQECITLVVFMLMAFVLFDSPLKWNYCVSYGLVVGGGVLRVQVLINSPLSRDSALPPKRERAQLHK